GTGTGTAATATATCTTAAGGTCTCAACTAAAAGCtgaagctaatggttgaggccttaggatatgttatatactctaaaatgTCCCCTTATACGAGAGTCCTTtgagctagaagtgtggatgtagCACAGGCCCTTCTCATATGTAGCGCTAAATATTTCAATTTAAGATTCAAACCGGTGACTTCTTGTCACTttggctctaataccatatcaagtaaccttttagttgagttggtttcttaacatTAACTTTATAAAACGCAAGATGTagcaattttttttagttttgtcaATACGGTAGCACTAAAACTATAATGTTTATATGATAACAAAAAAATCGTTAAAAATGGCATGTTCTAGAAACTTTCACTTGTTTATGTCAAGAAGTTTATATAAATTTGGGTTATGCAACCGTagtttttttggtaaattttcTCGTTGTTGTTTGAGAAGTAAAGAAATCTAAATCCtttaaaattagggttttctATAATGACACATCAAACAAAACGAaatatgttagagtatataacatgaGCTTaatcttttggttgagttagtttcTTGACATGTTATATGctctaattaataaaatacaatagtatataacatattaaggaatcaactcaaacaaaagtttaagctgGTATTTGAAACCCCTAgacatattatatactctaacagaatataataatttaatattttttgtttgtgatCCATTCAATTAATCTTTCTTTTATAGATAATAATATTTCagttaatacttatttttattttaaggtaCTTGTAATTCATTTAGTTGCCTTTGTTAATAAACGCTTTTATAAACCTAgtcaaatcaaaattaattgtCTTGAAAGTAAATTAACatacaaattaactttaattatattatcataatttaaaaaCGAAAGAGCACGAAAAgagataaataaacaaataattaaagaGAAGAAGGAGTACTGACCTGTTGAAGACTTGTAGTATGTAACGCCAATTTCATAAGAAAAAACGACATTCTAAAGTTAGTTATATATGATGAAGAAAAATCATGAATATTATTTCCTTTTGTGAATTATAACGATGAATATCTTCACTTCTATTATTCCTTAATTTTGTTGGTAAGTGAATATTTGGTTCATAGTATCTTCCTACCAACATTGATGCAAATCATTGCCATACCTTTtaatattatctaaaaatattatatttgatCTTCCTCGAATATATTACTTCctctattcaccttaggagtctcatttgactttttacggattttaagaagAGTCAAAAGTGGAACCCTAAgagtaggaaagagagtggtattatagattttttaatgtaaaggagaaaaattagtatgggtaatgaagtgtataattgaaaataggataaatttactaagggcataaaagtcaaaaactcataccaaaaatagaaatggaacaattaagatgacttgagcataaaagaaaatgggacacataagctgaatagtaGGGAGTACTAGTTTAACTTTTCGTGTAAATGCACAGGTaaattcatcattattattcaCTTGTAAATGTATTAAATTGCTTTGATTATCACGATAAATATTTGtcattatatatatgtaacattGAATATTAATCTGAATATGTTTAATAATGATAaagaataatattttgttgGACATTGAaggaaaattattattaattattttttgaatatttatttgttttacactGTACTTATGATTTTTGGTCGGAAAAATGTAGTTGCAACATGATTTattgaaactatgcatttagtACATTACTATTGATCtaatatatatttgattatcatgataaatatttgtggttataaataTATCTGAATATGTTTATCATAAAGAATATTTTGTTTGACATTGAtggaaaattattattaactatctttgaatatttatttgtttttacacTTATGATATTTGGTCGGAAAAATATAGTTGCAACATGTGTcattgaaattacgtatttaatTAGTATATTAGTATTCATATTATTTCATTATCacgaaaaatattattgttataaatatAATGCATTGAATATTAATCTAAATATGTTTATCATAAAGAATAATTTTGTTTGACATttggaaaattatattatttcttgaacatttatttgttttactctTATGAATTTTGGTCGAAAAAATATAGTTGCTGACATTTTTCATTGAAATTATGCATTCAGTATACTAATACTATTGATATATGTTGTCAAAATCTTTTCTTAGTTTTGCTAAATAGATAGGAAAAATCTTTATCCACACTATACATTAAAGATATATCattaataatgataaacaaatcaaaataagaaaactttaatttacataatataaaaatcaCTATGTTTAATCCATGATGTGGCATTAAGATTAAAAGAACATTATTGCATAGTAAGTTAGGCTTTTATAAGATATCAATATAAGATTATAGAAATAGTTGAATTGCATAAATTAGAGATGAAAAAGGGTACAAAGTACAAACCTTAAAGAACTAAAATATAAGCATACAAATGGTCATAGAGTCATGTATTTCAAGGGAAAATGATAACAATTAATTTATTGTCTTGCAAACACAAAGACGGGAGAGAGTAGTAAAGTTGgtaaatcataaattttatgTGGATATATAGAGCTTTATCAACGTTGAACTTTAGTCTTAAACCTTAACTTAATTCAATCATATATTAAACAATAACCTTTTTTTCGATACGAATTTTTTCGTATACTTCTTATGTTTTATGAGACTGTCTTACTGCAAGACGAGTCTATACAAACGGTctagtaattatattaaaagtttctattattcaCCTATTTAACTCAAGTATGGAGTATGTGGTGAAACTGGCTCATAAAAGAATTTGTGcttaacatattaaaaatattgcTCTATTCATTCATTAGCTGGCCTtaaattgtgattaatttttaatttataagttaaaatataatcaagtagaatcttgtttgatttttctAAATGCAAAAATTATCTATACAAAAACTTTACAATTTTTCTGATATATAATTAGATATAGTAAGGATTGAATTAATATATAGGACTGCACGAAAAGtcaaaacattattaaaaatattttgaaacagagaaaataatatatgtaaTGGAGTTAGCATTTTGCTCCTTACAATATTATTTCATCTTATCAAGTTCAATCCTTATACTATTTGTAAATAAATGAAATCCTTACACTGAAAACATATATTTCTTTTACAAACAAATGTATAATATGTGATTAAAACAAACATATTTCTTATTTAGAAGCTAACAcaaagtaaggaagattctagAAACATTATTACTTGTACCAAGAACGCTTGTAAACCAACGCATCAGCATCACAGTGAAAGTAGAAACCGTCATCCCTAACTTGCCAATAAACAAGATACCCACAAGCATCTCCTTGATTATGTGCTTCAAAAACAGGAAAACTTACATCTTTGTCTTTccaataaaaatgacaaaagtAAAGTGTTGTTCGAATGATATTGACTTTAAAAACCCAACTAAAACTTTGTCCTGTTTCATTCAAATAATGAACACCAAAATCAGTATCCTTGGATTGGCATCGGAACACTAGATTTTCACCGTCTCCAAGACCATCAACGATTGTTACGTTATATGATTTGCTGGCTTCAATCTTTTGCTGCTTCAGTGAGATTAGAATAAGTAAGAGAGTAATCAAAATGTAACACTTGCCTCCACCCATTTTGATCTCTTTTAAtgtttttctttgattaatttCCTGCATATAATAAGTTCAATTGATTTGTAAAATGTTAATActtctaaaaataattttagtgatatcatatatatatatggtttaAGATTAATTATGTGAATAATAAC
The Amaranthus tricolor cultivar Red isolate AtriRed21 chromosome 11, ASM2621246v1, whole genome shotgun sequence DNA segment above includes these coding regions:
- the LOC130826658 gene encoding S-protein homolog 3-like — protein: MGGGKCYILITLLLILISLKQQKIEASKSYNVTIVDGLGDGENLVFRCQSKDTDFGVHYLNETGQSFSWVFKVNIIRTTLYFCHFYWKDKDVSFPVFEAHNQGDACGYLVYWQVRDDGFYFHCDADALVYKRSWYK